One window from the genome of bacterium encodes:
- a CDS encoding cytochrome c3 family protein, with translation MANCASCHTMHASENGVPQVVTGPQLLKFATATDACLSCHASDLGSAWGSDPLHPPAEKGAGNFVYLSSANLNDGPAGATNPIMGSHAGHSIISDSRGTSPDPSYQTAPGGTYPSSALGCTSCHNPHGNTNYRMLYGQGHVQAGDFQFVNPAPQAQGISIVSGAESPTNHAAYLSGMTAWCANCHGTYHQNSLGAFQHPVDITLGRDIAMAYNGYGGSSNPTGGNLATAYLPSVPFEDPAAAISATTGPTLASRISCISCHRSHGSSGPYAGRWDFNVTYLQQDGLISGSFPIPNPFGFADQRSLCCKCHTNGETHGGTQSCISCHLSNTAAAKHSLPVKGKR, from the coding sequence GTGGCTAACTGCGCGTCCTGTCACACGATGCATGCCAGTGAAAACGGTGTGCCGCAGGTAGTGACCGGGCCGCAGCTTCTGAAGTTCGCCACGGCCACCGATGCCTGCCTGTCCTGCCATGCCTCGGATTTGGGATCGGCGTGGGGGTCAGATCCGCTGCATCCGCCTGCCGAGAAGGGCGCCGGCAATTTCGTCTATCTTTCCTCCGCAAATCTGAATGACGGTCCTGCCGGGGCGACCAACCCGATTATGGGCAGCCATGCGGGACACAGCATTATTTCCGATTCCCGTGGCACGTCGCCGGATCCCTCCTACCAGACCGCGCCCGGAGGAACGTATCCCTCCAGTGCCCTCGGCTGCACCAGTTGCCACAACCCGCACGGCAATACCAACTACCGGATGCTGTACGGGCAGGGACATGTTCAGGCGGGCGATTTCCAGTTTGTCAATCCCGCGCCGCAGGCGCAGGGCATCAGCATCGTTTCCGGTGCAGAATCGCCGACCAACCATGCCGCATATTTAAGCGGCATGACAGCCTGGTGCGCCAACTGCCACGGCACGTACCATCAGAATAGTCTCGGTGCCTTTCAGCATCCGGTGGACATCACGCTGGGCCGCGACATCGCCATGGCCTACAATGGGTATGGCGGTAGCAGCAATCCTACGGGTGGCAATCTGGCCACGGCCTATTTGCCCAGCGTGCCTTTTGAAGATCCTGCCGCCGCCATCAGTGCCACCACCGGACCCACGCTTGCCAGCCGCATCAGTTGCATCTCCTGCCATCGCTCCCACGGCTCCAGTGGACCCTATGCAGGACGCTGGGATTTCAATGTGACCTATCTGCAGCAGGACGGATTGATTTCCGGTTCCTTCCCCATTCCCAATCCCTTCGGTTTTGCCGACCAGCGTTCGCTCTGCTGCAAGTGCCACACCAACGGCGAGACCCATGGCGGCACGCAGTCCTGCATCTCCTGCCACCTGAGCAACACCGCAGCGGCCAAGCACAGCTTGCCGGTCAAAGGGAAACGCTGA
- a CDS encoding pyridoxal-phosphate dependent enzyme, translating to MEPSKEKRRLANILEAIGNTPLVRLNRITQGMPSEVWVKAEYLNPGGSIKDRIAMRILDAALRSGELKPGGTIVENTSGNTGAAIAMVSAVKGYKCIFTMPDKMSQEKVNGLKAFGAKVVVTPTNVPPDSPQSYYETAKRIHRELPGSFYVNQYHNPANSEAHYTLTGPEIWEQTEGKIDYYVAGLGTGGTFSGVARYLKEKNPSIKCIGVDPYGSVFYNYWKTGQIGESFVYKVEGIGEDMLVGNMDFSLIDDIIRISDADAFNTARRLAREEGLLIGGSSGGAVFAALQVAQRAPKGSVIVAVMPDSGSRYLSKMYNDEWMRDNQFLESRPRMGRVRDLLDQRDRHGLIAVHKTEHVDEVIARMKSNGISQLPVIEENKVLGLIEERDLLNFMLSGIGFPSSEIAPIIHNDVPTVSEDSPLDDVSAIFTRSPNEAVIVTRNSTPADIITKIDLIDFLVKNGLNGGGEQN from the coding sequence ATGGAACCATCGAAAGAAAAACGCCGTCTGGCCAACATCCTCGAAGCCATTGGCAACACGCCGCTGGTCCGGCTGAACCGGATCACGCAGGGGATGCCCTCGGAAGTCTGGGTGAAAGCCGAATACCTGAATCCGGGCGGCTCCATCAAGGACCGGATCGCCATGCGGATTCTCGATGCCGCGCTGCGCTCGGGCGAACTTAAGCCCGGCGGGACGATTGTCGAGAATACCTCGGGCAATACCGGCGCGGCCATTGCGATGGTCTCCGCGGTGAAAGGCTACAAATGTATCTTCACCATGCCCGATAAGATGAGCCAGGAGAAGGTGAATGGCCTCAAGGCCTTCGGCGCCAAGGTGGTGGTGACACCCACCAACGTGCCGCCGGACAGCCCGCAGAGCTACTATGAGACCGCCAAGCGGATCCACCGCGAGCTTCCCGGCAGCTTTTATGTCAACCAGTACCATAACCCCGCCAACAGTGAAGCCCACTACACCTTGACCGGCCCGGAAATCTGGGAGCAGACCGAAGGCAAGATCGACTATTATGTCGCAGGTCTGGGCACGGGCGGCACCTTCTCCGGTGTGGCAAGATACCTGAAGGAGAAGAACCCCTCCATCAAGTGCATTGGCGTGGATCCCTACGGTAGCGTGTTCTACAACTACTGGAAGACCGGGCAGATCGGAGAGAGTTTTGTCTATAAGGTCGAAGGAATCGGCGAGGATATGCTGGTGGGCAACATGGATTTCTCGCTGATCGATGACATCATCCGCATCAGTGACGCCGACGCCTTCAACACCGCGCGCCGTCTGGCGCGGGAAGAAGGCCTGCTCATCGGCGGCTCCTCGGGCGGGGCGGTGTTTGCAGCTCTGCAAGTAGCTCAGCGCGCACCCAAAGGCTCGGTGATTGTCGCCGTCATGCCCGATAGTGGCAGTCGTTATTTGTCTAAAATGTACAACGACGAATGGATGCGGGACAATCAGTTTCTCGAGAGCCGTCCGCGCATGGGCCGCGTGCGCGACCTGCTCGATCAGCGCGACCGCCACGGCTTGATCGCCGTGCACAAGACCGAGCATGTGGATGAAGTTATTGCCCGGATGAAGTCCAATGGCATCTCCCAGCTTCCCGTCATCGAAGAAAACAAGGTGTTGGGGCTGATCGAAGAACGCGATTTGTTGAATTTCATGCTCTCCGGCATCGGCTTTCCCAGCTCGGAAATTGCCCCGATTATCCACAACGACGTTCCCACGGTATCCGAGGACTCCCCGCTGGATGATGTGTCGGCAATCTTCACCCGTTCTCCCAATGAGGCGGTGATTGTGACAAGGAACAGCACTCCGGCAGACATTATCACCAAGATCGATCTCATTGACTTTCTCGTAAAAAATGGCTTAAATGGAGGCGGTGAGCAGAACTAA